In Haloimpatiens massiliensis, the following are encoded in one genomic region:
- the selD gene encoding selenide, water dikinase SelD has product MNNKRLTQLAKTSGUAAKIGPETLSKILDKLPKMSDNNLIVGIETSDDAAVYKLSDDTAIIQTLDFFTPVVDDPYTFGQIAATNSLSDVYAMGGQPKVALNIVCFPNCLPIDILGEILKGGADKVLEAGAVVVGGHSVEDEEPKYGLSVTGVVHPDKVLKNCGCKEGEVLILTKPLGVGIINTAIKAELASKEAYDKAVRNMTTLNKYAGEIVVKYPISACTDITGFGIMGHAYEMASGSENVTIRLFKESVPYIEEAKEYAQMGLVPAGAYNNRGYLDGKYQLEGLEEWLEDMLFDPQTSGGLLVSISKHKANEMLEELNKLEIKSSIIGEVIPFTGKYILVD; this is encoded by the coding sequence ATGAACAACAAAAGACTAACACAATTAGCTAAAACCTCTGGATGAGCTGCTAAAATAGGGCCGGAGACCCTTTCAAAAATTTTAGATAAGTTACCTAAAATGAGTGATAATAATTTAATAGTAGGCATAGAAACTTCTGATGATGCGGCTGTATATAAATTAAGTGATGATACTGCTATAATACAAACATTGGATTTTTTTACACCAGTGGTAGATGATCCGTATACTTTTGGACAAATAGCTGCAACAAATTCTTTAAGTGACGTTTATGCTATGGGAGGTCAGCCTAAAGTGGCACTTAACATAGTTTGTTTTCCTAATTGTTTACCTATTGATATTTTAGGAGAAATATTAAAAGGTGGTGCTGATAAGGTACTAGAGGCAGGAGCTGTAGTAGTAGGGGGACATTCTGTAGAGGATGAAGAGCCTAAGTATGGATTGTCAGTTACAGGAGTGGTGCATCCAGATAAAGTATTAAAAAACTGTGGATGTAAAGAAGGAGAGGTACTTATATTAACAAAGCCTCTAGGAGTAGGTATAATAAATACCGCTATTAAAGCTGAGTTAGCATCTAAGGAAGCCTATGATAAAGCAGTCAGAAATATGACAACTTTAAATAAGTATGCAGGAGAAATAGTAGTTAAATATCCTATAAGTGCTTGTACAGATATAACAGGTTTTGGGATCATGGGACATGCTTATGAAATGGCTAGTGGTTCAGAAAATGTAACCATTAGATTATTTAAAGAAAGTGTACCTTATATTGAGGAAGCTAAAGAATATGCACAGATGGGATTGGTTCCAGCAGGGGCTTATAATAATAGAGGATACTTAGATGGTAAATACCAATTAGAAGGTTTAGAAGAATGGCTTGAAGATATGCTTTTTGATCCTCAGACTTCAGGCGGACTTTTAGTTTCCATTTCAAAACATAAGGCCAATGAAATGTTAGAGGAATTAAATAAATTAGAAATTAAATCCTCTATAATAGGAGAAGTTATTCCTTTTACAGGAAAGTATATTTTAGTAGATTAG
- the selA gene encoding L-seryl-tRNA(Sec) selenium transferase, with protein MNRELLRNLPKIDELLKEEIVEKELGSTIRTLVIDALRETIDYYRNLILKGKINNFSKEDILKTFRQLMDKKKSSRLRKVINATGTVIHTNLGRSLLSHSAVEAVINISQNYNNLEYDVEKGKRGLRYSHIEDLITKITGAEAAMVVNNNASAVMLVLNTLCNEKEAIVSRGQLVEIGGSFRVPEVMKFSGATLVEVGTTNRTHLYDYENNINENTGVLLKVHTSNFKIMGFTEEVSLEELVNLGEKYSVPTYEDIGSGVLIDYTKYGLSYEPTVQESIKRGIDVVSFSGDKMLGGPQAGIIVGKKEYIDKMKRNQLTRALRIDKMTLAALEATLRLYLDENEAIDKIPTLNMLLSSKEIVKKKAESLKRKLRNKVKEFKFILDSDYSMVGGGSMPVERIETYVIKVSSEVFTPEQIEHKLRMNKIPIVVRVYNNEVIMDLRTIFPRDFDSVVEAFLNMK; from the coding sequence ATGAACAGAGAATTGCTAAGAAATTTACCAAAGATTGATGAACTGTTAAAAGAAGAAATTGTAGAAAAAGAATTGGGAAGCACCATTAGAACTTTAGTTATAGATGCACTTAGAGAGACCATTGATTATTATAGAAATTTAATACTTAAAGGTAAAATTAATAATTTTTCAAAGGAAGACATTTTGAAAACCTTTAGACAATTAATGGATAAGAAAAAATCATCAAGATTAAGAAAAGTTATTAATGCTACAGGTACAGTTATACATACGAATCTTGGAAGATCTTTATTAAGTCATAGTGCAGTAGAAGCTGTTATTAATATATCACAAAATTACAATAATTTAGAATATGATGTGGAAAAGGGAAAAAGAGGGTTAAGATACAGTCATATAGAGGATTTAATAACTAAAATAACTGGTGCAGAGGCTGCAATGGTGGTTAACAACAATGCATCAGCGGTGATGCTTGTATTAAATACCCTATGTAATGAAAAAGAAGCTATAGTATCTCGCGGGCAGTTAGTGGAGATAGGAGGTTCTTTTAGGGTACCAGAAGTTATGAAATTCAGTGGAGCAACTTTAGTGGAAGTTGGAACTACCAATAGAACTCATCTTTATGATTATGAAAATAATATAAATGAAAATACAGGAGTTTTATTAAAAGTACATACTTCTAATTTTAAAATAATGGGATTTACGGAAGAGGTATCTTTAGAGGAACTAGTTAATTTAGGTGAAAAATATAGTGTACCTACCTATGAGGATATAGGAAGTGGAGTTTTAATTGATTATACTAAATATGGTTTGAGCTATGAACCAACAGTCCAAGAAAGCATAAAAAGAGGAATTGATGTAGTTTCCTTTAGTGGAGATAAAATGCTAGGAGGACCTCAGGCAGGAATAATTGTAGGTAAAAAAGAATATATAGACAAAATGAAGAGAAATCAGCTTACTAGGGCTTTAAGAATAGATAAGATGACTTTAGCTGCTCTAGAAGCAACTTTAAGACTTTATTTAGATGAAAATGAGGCTATAGATAAAATACCTACTTTAAATATGCTTTTATCATCTAAAGAAATAGTAAAAAAGAAAGCGGAAAGTCTAAAAAGAAAATTAAGGAATAAGGTTAAAGAATTTAAATTTATATTAGATAGTGATTATTCTATGGTAGGCGGAGGTTCCATGCCTGTAGAAAGAATAGAAACCTATGTAATAAAAGTTTCTAGTGAAGTATTTACTCCAGAACAAATAGAACATAAACTTAGAATGAATAAGATTCCAATAGTAGTGAGAGTTTACAATAATGAAGTTATAATGGACTTAAGAACCATATTCCCAAGAGATTTTGATAGCGTAGTAGAGGCTTTTTTAAATATGAAGTAA
- a CDS encoding ComEA family DNA-binding protein, translated as MRNREKYIGSLVILAISIIFLIVGYNISKPQQKKVNSEDMFVESNTVKKSSFKTESSSSNIVVDIKGAVKKPGVYTLNKESRINELIKMAGGFNKNADLNRIHMSKKLKDEDLIYVYSLGEEEKQFMNSNGNNSRVNNDVSVQNNQSLQDENEKVNLNTASEEELKTLPGVGDVTAKKIIDFREKNGGFSSIEDLMKIDRIGEKTFNKLRDKVDI; from the coding sequence TTGAGAAATAGGGAAAAGTATATAGGTTCTTTAGTAATATTAGCTATATCAATAATATTTTTAATTGTAGGGTATAATATATCAAAGCCACAACAAAAGAAAGTTAATTCAGAGGATATGTTTGTAGAAAGTAATACCGTTAAGAAAAGCAGCTTTAAAACAGAATCATCTAGTTCAAATATAGTAGTAGACATAAAAGGTGCTGTGAAAAAGCCTGGAGTGTATACTTTAAATAAAGAAAGTAGAATCAATGAACTTATTAAAATGGCAGGAGGCTTTAATAAAAATGCTGATTTAAATAGAATACATATGTCTAAGAAATTAAAAGATGAGGATTTAATTTACGTATACAGTTTAGGAGAAGAGGAAAAACAGTTTATGAATTCTAATGGAAATAATAGTAGAGTAAATAATGATGTAAGTGTACAAAATAACCAAAGTTTGCAAGATGAAAATGAAAAAGTGAATTTAAATACTGCATCTGAAGAAGAATTAAAAACTCTTCCAGGTGTTGGTGATGTTACTGCTAAAAAGATAATAGATTTTAGAGAAAAAAATGGAGGGTTTTCTTCAATTGAAGATTTAATGAAAATAGATCGAATAGGGGAAAAAACCTTTAATAAATTGAGGGATAAGGTGGACATATAA
- a CDS encoding nucleotidyltransferase domain-containing protein codes for MKKILFHTLAKIAKELNKEKILWAVGASLVLNNYGLIDNPNDIDILVDIKDIEKIDKILQTLGIKKSREKTDTYSTKYFYEYVIDGVDIDVIGGFIIKHGNGQYEYCFDNESITVIKNIDEVDIPLTSLEDWYIIYQLIPGREYKVNIIEKYLLKNGLNNINLLNSALDKNLTEEVRIRTKKLLCDVRK; via the coding sequence GTGAAAAAAATTTTATTTCATACACTAGCTAAAATAGCCAAGGAATTAAACAAGGAAAAGATTTTATGGGCAGTAGGGGCATCTTTAGTGTTAAATAATTATGGATTAATAGATAACCCTAATGATATAGACATATTAGTAGACATAAAAGATATAGAAAAAATAGATAAGATTTTACAAACGTTAGGTATAAAAAAATCAAGGGAAAAAACAGATACATATTCAACGAAATATTTTTATGAATATGTTATAGATGGTGTAGATATAGACGTCATAGGTGGATTTATTATTAAACACGGTAATGGGCAGTATGAATATTGTTTTGATAATGAGTCTATAACTGTAATAAAAAATATTGATGAAGTAGATATTCCTCTAACTTCCTTAGAAGATTGGTATATTATATATCAATTAATTCCGGGAAGGGAATATAAAGTAAATATTATAGAGAAGTATTTATTGAAAAATGGGCTTAATAATATTAATTTACTAAATAGTGCACTAGATAAAAATTTGACAGAAGAAGTGAGAATTAGAACTAAAAAATTATTGTGTGATGTTAGAAAGTAA
- the selB gene encoding selenocysteine-specific translation elongation factor, with translation MKHLIIGTAGHIDHGKTTLIKALTGRETDTLKEEQERGISINIAFTFFDLPSGRRAGIIDVPGHERFIKNMLAGISSIDIVVLVIAADEGIMPQTREHLEILQLLNVKKGIVALTKSDLVDAEWIELVTEDIKKEFKGTFLENAPIYPVSSKTKDGFNNLIEEIDNATEEVEAKDTEGHFRLPVDRVFSVSGFGTVVTGTIISGKVKVGEEVEIYPSKIKTRIRGLQVHEKPVDEADAGQRCAINLANVKVNEIERGNVISKENVMEPSYMIDTKFYYLKSADRPLENRQRVRLYHGTEEILCRVVILDKEEVNPGEEAYVQLRLEKPLCAQRNDRFVIRSYSPMHTIGGGSIIEPVAIKAKRFDEKYISELKLKESGEVGGILETTIKKLSSNFPNFKAVVKALGKNEKSLQEEIDALVEQNKVVKLIALGDPLYVHKEFLQRSIDRLEEILEEYHSKYPLRPGLSKEEIKEKIFGKGLKQKIYDELLEMVVKNEIIDVNGKFICAHGFQIKFNELQEKLKNKILKEYQKGKYTPPKFKELLEKEKEKEEFKTVFEALILSGDLVKADEDCIFSKSNYEEAKNKIIVYMKEKGSITPGEAREILDTSRKYVVALLERFDGEKLTRRVENKRVLYKV, from the coding sequence ATGAAGCACCTAATAATAGGAACTGCAGGACATATAGATCACGGTAAAACAACTCTAATAAAAGCTTTGACAGGAAGAGAAACGGATACATTAAAGGAGGAACAGGAGAGGGGAATATCCATAAATATCGCATTTACCTTCTTTGATTTACCTTCTGGAAGAAGAGCAGGAATTATAGATGTACCAGGGCATGAGAGATTTATAAAGAACATGTTAGCGGGTATAAGCAGTATAGATATAGTAGTTTTGGTAATTGCAGCAGATGAAGGAATTATGCCTCAAACTAGAGAACATCTTGAAATACTCCAACTTTTAAATGTAAAAAAGGGAATAGTGGCTCTTACCAAAAGTGACTTAGTAGATGCGGAATGGATAGAGCTTGTTACAGAAGACATCAAGAAAGAGTTTAAAGGTACTTTCTTGGAAAATGCACCTATTTATCCTGTTTCTTCAAAAACAAAAGATGGTTTTAATAATCTTATAGAAGAAATAGATAATGCCACAGAAGAAGTAGAAGCTAAGGATACAGAGGGACATTTTAGACTTCCAGTGGATAGAGTATTTTCTGTAAGTGGTTTTGGAACAGTAGTTACTGGAACAATCATAAGTGGAAAAGTTAAAGTCGGTGAAGAGGTAGAAATATATCCATCTAAGATAAAAACAAGAATAAGAGGACTTCAAGTACACGAAAAGCCTGTAGATGAAGCGGATGCAGGACAAAGATGTGCTATAAATCTGGCAAATGTAAAAGTCAATGAAATAGAGAGGGGAAATGTAATTTCAAAGGAAAATGTCATGGAACCTTCTTATATGATAGATACTAAATTTTATTATTTGAAGAGTGCAGATAGACCACTGGAAAATAGACAAAGGGTTAGATTATATCATGGAACGGAAGAAATTTTATGTAGAGTTGTAATTTTAGATAAGGAAGAAGTTAATCCAGGAGAAGAAGCTTATGTACAGCTTAGATTAGAAAAACCACTATGTGCTCAAAGAAATGATAGATTTGTAATAAGAAGCTATTCTCCTATGCATACCATAGGTGGAGGAAGCATAATAGAACCAGTAGCTATAAAAGCTAAGAGATTTGATGAAAAATATATATCGGAGTTAAAGTTAAAAGAAAGTGGTGAGGTAGGAGGAATATTAGAGACAACTATTAAAAAGTTAAGTTCTAATTTCCCAAATTTTAAAGCGGTTGTAAAGGCATTAGGGAAAAATGAAAAAAGTTTACAGGAAGAAATAGATGCCTTAGTTGAACAAAATAAGGTGGTAAAATTAATTGCACTAGGTGACCCCTTATATGTGCATAAAGAATTTCTACAGAGAAGTATAGATAGGCTTGAAGAAATTTTAGAAGAATACCATTCAAAATATCCTTTAAGACCGGGATTGTCAAAAGAGGAGATAAAAGAAAAGATTTTTGGTAAGGGGTTAAAACAAAAAATATATGATGAGCTACTAGAAATGGTAGTAAAAAATGAAATTATAGATGTAAATGGTAAGTTTATATGTGCTCATGGTTTCCAAATAAAATTTAATGAATTACAAGAAAAATTAAAGAATAAAATATTAAAGGAATACCAAAAGGGAAAATATACTCCACCTAAGTTTAAAGAACTACTGGAAAAAGAAAAAGAAAAAGAGGAGTTTAAAACTGTGTTTGAAGCACTTATACTAAGTGGAGATTTAGTTAAAGCTGATGAGGATTGTATTTTTTCTAAAAGTAATTATGAAGAAGCTAAAAATAAAATAATAGTTTACATGAAAGAAAAGGGAAGTATAACTCCAGGAGAAGCTAGAGAAATTTTAGACACTAGTAGAAAATATGTGGTGGCTCTTCTTGAACGTTTTGATGGTGAAAAGCTTACTAGAAGAGTAGAGAATAAAAGAGTCCTATATAAGGTATAG